CTGCTCTTTGCCTTGTCATAGGAGGCTGGAACTGACAAGGATCTTGCAAACGTTTTGGCCTCatcttactttattatttatttgttttggccaCTGCCACCcagtttgcgggatcttagttcctcaaccagggatcgaacccatgccccctgcagtggaagcacggagccctaaccagGGGACCTTGGTctcattttaaatgcatttcaaacTATTGAGGCTCGGAGACATTAAACTGCCAGCCAATGTCCTGTACGTTCCATCTGAGAGATAAACTTGAACTGCATGCTCTCAGGCTGAGGAATGCACAAGCACCGTCCCGGCAAGGTTGATTCTTATCAGCTTGAAGGGGTGTCAGGGTAACGGGTTATATAAGAAACAGACTGACGTTTGTCAGTCACAGGAAAGCAAGCTGCCATGGCACTGCGTTTGGGGATCTTTCTGATTTGGGCTGGCGCGTCTGTATTTCTACAACTGGACCCTGTGAATGGAGGTGAGAGAGGGGAGATGGGCTAGAACTGGTGTGAAACAGCCTGCCCCAGACATGGATTGATGTGtaaaaataatggtaataataatagcgGTGACAAATCACGTTTGCCATTTCTTGAGTATATCCCAAGGgcttcacattttatttaattttcatgcaACTTCTATGAAATTTAAACCCAGGTGAGTTTGGCACCAAAGCCAAAGGCCTTATTGACTAACAACCCTCATGACCCCTGCCTCATTGCTAAATATCCATTCCAATCTCCCAGACATGGGCAGCCTACACCCAGGGTTGGTTACGTTGTTCAAATTAAGAGTTTTTGATGTATGTAGAGTTTACTGTTTGAAATAACAGTGTGGTCTCAGGGCAGGTCCTGTGAACAGTGTGCTATAGCCGAGTCTCAGCTTTATTGTTGAATTCACGTGTGTCAGTAGGAGAGCAATGAGAACGTGTCAGATTCTCCACTCATCTGTTCTGTTTAGCCCTCTAGTCATTGAGTCTATCTGTTCAGGGTAAACAATGACttcaaaatataatagaaaataaaagttagaGATGCAGGGCAGGTCCTACAGCAGATTGTATTCTGGTTGTGCCCCTGCTTTGTTCTCACTCCCCCTGCATCCATCTCCTCTGCTCCTGCTTTTCTTCCCGATCAGCAGCTGTCTGAGAACACCACTGTTCCTACCGCAGTTACCCCAGGTAATCAACATTGGAAGAGGATGACAACAAAACAGCAATCAAATGCAACAAACTAACATGTGCGGCGTGGTAACTGTGACCGGGATTCTCCAAAGGTACTTTACACGCATGAGGTAACTTCACCCTCTCAGGAGGAGGCATGAGTGCACATTCCCCAAGGTGGCACTCCTACAGAGCATCAAGGGTGAGCATTCTGCAGATGGTGGGGCTGGAATCTGAACCCAGGGTCAGAGCTTCAGAGCTGGTGCCACAGGCTGAGGTAGAAACTGCCCAAAGTTAAAGAACCCTTCCTAGTCCCTGAGGGAGGGACCACACCATATTTACCTTGACATCCCTGATGCTTAGCAGGGGGTCTGTACAGGGCAGGTCCTTGGGGATGATGGGCTAGCTTGAACAGAGACTTGTGTCAGAGTTACTGCAGAGATCATGAAACCCTGAGAACCGAAGAAGCGAACAATGCCTTTCTTCTTTcaggtgatggatgtgttttCCCATTCATCTATGGAGGGAAAACGTATTTTGATTGCGCTGTCCGTGCTTCCATATTCCGTTGCTGTGCTCTAAATGCGGATTATATAGGAAGATGGAAAAACTGTACTAGGAAAGGCAGGTGTGCAGTTTATCCTCATGTGAGGCGCACGTGGCTTCCCAGATGAAGGGGGAATGTCCGTAACTGTCTCCTAGACGGAAGCCTCAGGCGTCTCCTCACCCAGCTCCGTGTGTTCCATTCATGTCCATTTCTCTTGATAAGACTAAAAATAACCCTCCCACAATTAATGttttcatccatttcttctatcTTTCAGACCATGCCAAACGTACCTTTCCCTTTATCTATCGAGGCAAAATATACGAAAGTTGCACAAAAACTGGGAGTATTTTTTGGAGGCGTTGGTGCTCACTCTCTCCAAACTTTGACCAGGATAGAGCTTGGAGGTATTGCTAGCCATAAAAAAGGTaagagcggggcttccctggtggcgcagtggttgagaatctgcctgccaatgcaggggacacgggttcgagccctggtctgggaagatcccacatgccgcggagcgactgggcccgtgagccacaattactgagcctgcgcgtctggagcccatgctccgcaacaagagaggccacgatagtgagaggcctgcacaccacgatgaagagtggcccctgcttgctgcaactagagaaagccctcgcacagaaacgaagacccaacacagccaaaaataaataaataaaataaaaataaaggaattccttttttaaaaaaaaatgcaaaattctccattaaaaaaaaaaaaaaaaaaaaaaaggtaagagcgTCCGGGGAAGATGGGAAGAGACAGAGCTGGATAAAGAGGTGGGGTCAGGAGCCACAGTGAGAAGGAAGGATGAGGCAGGTGGAGAGATGGGATGAGGTAGAAATGTacaggaggaagagtgaggggcagaggcccagagaggaagaagagtagggaggggagaaaagaCGTAAAGAGAGAAAGCGACGAAGGCAAAAGGCAAAAGATGGAGAGACGAGAGTCCGAGGGGGAAGAAGCAAGAGAGTTTGCAGGACGAGAAATGGAAGGAAGAGGATTTGGGAAGGATTAGTGGCAAGAGAAGGtgagagaggggcagagagaggacaGCACAGTCTTTGGAGCAGGCATGAGAGGGCAGGAGTCGACATGGGAAGAgcagaaagcaaaggagaaacagaCCTCTGCCCTCCATGGGACTGACTGGAAAAACAAATAGACTCGTTAACACTGACCCCAAGACTGTGTTCAATTACTGTCCAGTGCATCCACCCGTGGCCTTGGATGCAATCAAGCCTTTGAAACCTCAgggaagaaaatcaagaaatcTCAAGCGTGAAGGTGATGCTCTGAGTGACAGAGGTGAAATCCTTCCCTGCATCTCCACCATCTTCCCGCTGTGTGGGGATCCAGTCGATAAACCACTTTCTCTGCAggtgtggtcttttttttttttcccctacaaagAAACCTATGTATCAAATGGGAGGGTCTCAGCGTGCTCAGGTTAATCAGTCAGGATGTTCttgtcctcccttcccttcctcggGGTCCTGATGGAACATCAATACACATCAcactaataaagatgttaaaaaattaaaaaaaaaatacacatcacAATTGTCCTTCCTGGGGGCTTGATTGACAGCTGAAGGCTCGGTGGTGGGACTtgaggtgagggtgggaggaaggtccCAGAGGGTATAGAGGGCTTGGTCCTTGTCATAAAAGATTTGTCTTATCCCGACTTAGCtgagattttatttcttcctggagCTATTCTCTGACTCCCCAGTATAAGGAGTCCCGATCGTGTCTTTCCAGTTCATCCTTTCTTTACTTACAATTAAACTGTCCATTTTCCCTGGGGGACTGTAACTGGGGAGGACAGGACGGACTGCGTCTGCCCTGGCCTCAGTCCTAAGTACGGAATCTGACACATCCTTGGCATTTTTCAAAAGGActagtctttttttattttaaatttttatttattatttatttattatttatttttcgctgtgttgggtcttcgtttctgtgcgagggctttctctagttgcggcgggtgggggccactcttcatcgcggtgcgcgggcctctcactatcgcggcctctcttgttgcggagcacaggctccagacgcgcaggctcagtcattgtggctcacgggcctagttgctccgcggcatgtggggtcttcccagaccagggctcgaacctgcgtcccctgcattggcaggcagattctcaaccactgcgccaccagagaagccccggACTAGTctcctttttaaaacaaacaggAATTTTAGACTAATATCATTTCCCTCACTAACTGGGCCTGATTGAAAGAAGGTTAAATTCACAGGTGTCAGAAATAATGAAGTGCCTCAGAGACTGATCACTAAATCTTATCCTGGTCAAAAAACACCCAGTGCCTATCTAATAAATCCATGGGACCTGGTGATGGACTTTCAGTCACCATCTGGGAAAGAGATACACAGACTTTTAATCACCGTGCAGGAAGGAGGTACAATATTTGTCCTCTGTGATTTAAAGCCAGTAACGCAGAGCCTCACTTGAAACcaggacataaaaataaataaataaatatttaaattaaaaaatttttaattaaaaaaatttaataaaaataaataaattaaaggaaacCAGGACACTGTAAGGGCTATGCAGTTAATGGGGACCAGAAAATCATCTCTCGTGGTCCCAAAGAAGTTTCCATTTTTGACTCTCTGAACAGATTATAAGGAAATATTACCCTGGGGGAAAATCTAATCCCAAAGCcttcacatactttttttttttttaatttatgtatttatttgtttatttttggctgtgttggctctttgttgctgtgtgtgggcttttctctagttgcgacgagtgggggctacgcttcgttgcagtgcgcgggcttctcattgcggtggcttctcttgttgtggagcacgggctctaggcacgtgggctcagtagttgtggctcatgggctctagagcacaggctcagtagctgtggcacatgggcttagttgctccgcagcacgtgggatcttcccggaccagggctcgaacccgtgtcccctgcgttggcaggcagattcttaaccactgagccaccagtgaAGTTCCCACATACTTGTTCATGGCACTGAGTTTACAGAACTGAAAAAGGgcaagattacacacacacacacacacacccatgcacactgcacacacatgcatacctAGTTGAAGAATGCTGAAACGTCTAAAGCATTGGCAGAGAAATGGAGGAGGAAGTGGGAGAAATGGTAGGTTCTCAGACTGTATAAATCTTTAGCCTTTTACTAAAGCATTggcagaaaaagatttaaaaccaATCTCTAGAGATGCttctaccaaaaacaaacaaaaaaattagcaCATTTCAGACAATACATGCTAAATAACTGACATATTCGATACCACCTGctatgacaaagaaaaaatggaaaataatttatagaaaaaaaatgaaccttagaTGAATTGGCggattgggatcgacatatatacactactatgtataaaataaataactaatgagaacctactgtatagcacagggaactctactcaatgatctgtggtgacctaaatgggaaggaaatctaaaaaagaggggatatatgtatacatatggctgattcactttgctgtacagcagaaactaatacaacattgtaaagcaacaatactccaattaaaaaaaaaaaagaaaaaaatgaaccttatcattattctttattttttagatcaatGGACTCTAATTGAAAGTCCAGAACTAATCCTTCACATTTGCAGTTGATCTTCAACAACATGTCAAGATAGTTCAATGGGGCAAGAATAATCTTTGCAACAAGTGGTGCTGAAACAAGCATATCTGCATGCAAAATAAAGAAGTTGGATACCTCCTTTCACACGTATGCAAAAGTTAAGTCAAAATAGGTCATAGACTTAATTTTAAGAGCTGatattataaaattcttagaagaaaatatgagtAAATCTTTAAGACCTTGGGTTAAGAAATTAGTTCTTATTTATAACACTAAAAGgacaaatgacaaaagaaaaagtttacaGATTGGACCTTATCAAAATTTAtgctttaattttcagaaaataaaaactgccagaatgggagaaaagtatTTGCAGGTCAGGTGTCAGATAAGGAACTTGTATCTAGAAcacataaagaacttttacacctcaataataaaatgacaaataacccaatttaaaagtgagctaagggacttccctggtggcacagtggttaagattccgcgctaccaatgcagggggccccggtttgatccctgctcagggaactagatcgcac
This region of Balaenoptera acutorostrata chromosome 19, mBalAcu1.1, whole genome shotgun sequence genomic DNA includes:
- the LOC103018791 gene encoding seminal plasma protein PDC-109-like; protein product: MALRLGIFLIWAGASVFLQLDPVNGGDGCVFPFIYGGKTYFDCAVRASIFRCCALNADYIGRWKNCTRKDHAKRTFPFIYRGKIYESCTKTGSIFWRRWCSLSPNFDQDRAWRYC